Proteins co-encoded in one Amaranthus tricolor cultivar Red isolate AtriRed21 chromosome 7, ASM2621246v1, whole genome shotgun sequence genomic window:
- the LOC130818558 gene encoding uncharacterized protein LOC130818558: MKKFGYDQSNFDHTLFLKKRTNQITCLIIYVDDMAITGNDAEEIYDLKKKLSLEFDIKDSGNLKYFLGIEVLRSKKGIFISQRKYILDLSEETGMHYAIRGKIGRQRSISKNDGETHIPLTYKTRHCMYCGCNKQIHVYALDTTYDSRDENSEGITKILWIGKLLRELNFLVKGACNLYCDNKATISISENPVQHDRITMSRLTVIS; the protein is encoded by the exons ATGAAGAAGTTCGGCTATGATCAAAGTAATTTCGACCACACTCTGTTTCTCAAGAAGAGAACGAATCAAATCACATGCTTGAtaatctatgttgatgatatggcGATCACTGGGAATGATGCAGAGGAGATTTATGATTTGAAGAAGAAACTATCCCTAGAGTTTGATATAAAAGATTCGGGCAACCTTAAGTATTTCCTTGGCATCGAAGTTTTGAGATCGAAAAAGGGAATCTTCATTAGTCAGAGAaagtatattcttgatcttTCGGAAGAGACTGGCATGCATTACGCCATAAG GGGCAAAATAGGCAGACAAAGATCGATATCGAAGAATGATGGGGAAACTCATATACCTCTCACATACAAGACCAGACATTGCATGTACTGTGGGTGTAATAAGCAAATTCATGTATATGCCTTAGATACAACATATGACAGTCGTGATGAGAATTCTGAG GGTATTACAAAAATCTTGTGGATCGGGAAACTACTAAGGGAATTGAACTTCCTAGTGAAGGGAGCATGCAACCTTtattgtgataacaaagcaACAATCAGTATTTCTGAGAATCCAGTTCAGCATGATCGAATAACCATGTCGAGGTTGACCGTTATTTCATAA